In one window of Bombus fervidus isolate BK054 chromosome 4, iyBomFerv1, whole genome shotgun sequence DNA:
- the LOC139986383 gene encoding beta-catenin-like protein 1, with product MDIGELLSYKPPNTPKRPVAGEEDDEDEWENAKKPKRVIKTPYHARQRQQREIEVTPVRSNEPPTPIRAALPSPANDVVEPQLTEKEKQDILKYVETEAPEIEALDEATLKRMVLLFEKRALRNQEMRVKFPDQPEKFMESEVELHETLQELHVVATNPDLYPLMVELGAVPSLLELLSHENTDIAVGVVDLLQELTDVDILHESQEGADTLIDALLEQQVCALLVQNLERLDESVKEESDGVYNTLAIFENLLEFRPELCGDAGKQGLMQWLLRRIKAKTPFDANKLYASELLSILLQNTPENRLLLGELDGIDVLLQQLAYYKRHDPQTAEEQEMMENLFNVLCSSLMATVNRDRFLRGEGLQLMNLMLREKKMSRNGSLKVLDHAMNGPDGKDNCSKFVDILGLRTIFPLFMKTPTKNRKRMLTAEEHEEHVVSIIASMLRNCKGQQRQRLLSKFTENDYEKVDRLMELHFKYLEKVEEVEKNTKEDEDEEESYLRRLDGGLFILQLVDYVLLEACTGCPPAVKQRVTRILAQRRASLKTIRHIMREYAGNLGDAGDSEWREAEQQHILQLIDKF from the exons CCACCAAATACACCAAAACGACCAGTAGCAGGAGAAGAAGATGATGAAGATGAGTGGGAAAATGCTAAGAAACCTAAAAGAGTAATTAAAACTCCATATCATGCACGTCAAAGGCAACAGAGAGAAATCGAAGTGACTCCAGTTAGAAGCAATGAACCTCCTACACCTATCAGAGCTGCTTTACCTTCACCAGCAAATGATGTTGTTGAACCACAGCtgacagagaaagaaaagcaagatattttaaaatacgtaGAAACTGAGGCTCCAGAAATAGAGGCGTTAGATGAAGCAACACTAAAGAGAATGGTTCttctatttgaaaaaagaGCTCTTAGAAACCAAGAAATGAGAGTAAAATTCCCTGATCAACCAGAAAA attTATGGAATCAGAAGTAGAACTGCATGAAACTCTCCAAGAACTTCATGTCGTTGCAACAAATCCAGATCTATATCCTTTAATGGTGGAATTAGGTGCTGTACCTTCACTGCTTGAATTATTATCTCATGAGAATACGGATATAGCAGTTGGTGTAGTAGACCTTTTGCAAGAATTAACAGATGTAGATATTTTACATGAAAGCCAAGAAGGTGCTGATACATTGATTGATGCTTTATTAGAACAACAAGTTTGTGCTCTTCTTGTACAAAACTTAGAAAGATTGGATGAATCAGTAAAGGAAGAAAGTGATGGAGTTTATAATACTTTAG CTATTTTTGAGAATCTTTTAGAGTTTAGGCCAGAACTGTGTGGAGATGCAGGGAAACAAGGATTAATGCAATGGCTCCTAAGGAGAATCAAAGCAAAAACACCATTTGATGCTAATAAGCTTTATGCTAGTGAACTTTTATCTATTCTTTTGCAAAACACACCAGAGAATAGGTTACTTCTTGGTGAACTTGATGGAATCGATGTGTTATTACAACAATTAGcg TATTACAAAAGACACGATCCTCAAACAGCCGAGGAGCAAGAAATgatggaaaatttattcaatgtATTGTGTTCAAGTTTAATGGCAACTGTAAACAGAGATAGGTTTTTAAGGGGAGAAGGACTGCAACTTATGAATTTAATGttgcgagaaaaaaaaatgtctagGAATGGTTCTCTTAAA GTATTAGATCATGCAATGAATGGCCCAGATGGAAAAGATAATTGTAGTAAATTTGTTGATATTCTCGGATTGAGAACAATATTTCCTTTATTCATGAAAACACCAACAAAAAATCGGAAGAGAATGCTTACAGCGGAAGAACACGAAG AACATGTAGTATCAATTATAGCAAGTATGCTGAGGAATTGCAAAGGCCAACAACGTCAAAGATTGTTGAGCAAATTTACGGAAAATGATTACGAGAAAGTGGATCGATTGATGGAGCTCCATTTCAAATATCTTGAAAAAGTGGAGGAAgttgaaaaaaatacaaag GAAgatgaagatgaagaagaatcGTACCTGAGAAGATTAGATGGTGgattgtttattttacaattagtaGATTATGTATTATTAGAGGCGTGTACCGGTTGTCCACCAGCAGTTAAGCAACGAGTAACGCGGATTTTAGCTCAAAGAAGAGCATCTTTAAAAACTATAAGGCATATCATGCGAG aaTATGCGGGAAATCTTGGCGATGCTGGAGATTCGGAATGGAGAGAAGCAGAGCAACAACATATATTGCaattaatcgataaattttga